A single genomic interval of Microbacterium sp. zg-Y1090 harbors:
- the ftsX gene encoding permease-like cell division protein FtsX encodes MRMGLILGEALSGLRRNVSMVISVVLVTFVSLTFVGAAMLIQMQIGKMQDYWVDRAQVAVYMCTGNSLAPTCVEGVAGEEQVAQVQEKLDSPALSPLIRDVRFETQDEAYQNVIDLLGEDYASIVTADQLNQTFWINLVDQTQSEVMIEAFGGMAGVEEVADQLQYLDPLFSALTVATYLAVGIAALMLVAAVLLIATTIRLSAYARRRELGIMRLVGASNRFIQTPFILEGVFAAFIGSLLACATIIAGVQFGVNDYLRGRVEFVTTWVNLGDAAVVLPIVILIGVVLAAGSAGFAIRRWLRT; translated from the coding sequence GTGAGAATGGGCCTCATCCTGGGCGAGGCGCTGTCCGGCCTGCGCCGCAACGTGTCGATGGTCATCTCCGTCGTGCTGGTGACCTTCGTCTCGCTGACCTTCGTCGGCGCCGCGATGCTCATCCAGATGCAGATCGGCAAGATGCAGGACTACTGGGTGGACCGTGCCCAGGTCGCCGTGTATATGTGCACCGGCAACTCCCTCGCCCCCACGTGCGTCGAGGGCGTGGCCGGCGAGGAGCAGGTCGCGCAGGTGCAGGAGAAGCTCGACAGCCCGGCGCTGAGCCCTCTCATCCGCGACGTGCGGTTCGAGACGCAGGACGAGGCGTACCAGAACGTCATCGACCTGCTGGGGGAGGACTACGCCAGCATCGTCACCGCCGATCAGCTCAACCAGACCTTCTGGATCAACCTGGTCGACCAGACCCAGTCCGAGGTCATGATCGAGGCCTTCGGCGGCATGGCCGGCGTGGAAGAGGTCGCCGACCAGCTGCAGTACCTCGACCCGCTGTTCTCAGCGCTCACCGTTGCGACGTACCTGGCCGTCGGCATCGCCGCGCTCATGCTGGTCGCCGCGGTGCTGCTGATCGCGACGACGATCCGGCTGTCGGCCTACGCGCGGCGCAGAGAGCTCGGCATCATGCGCCTGGTGGGTGCGTCGAACCGGTTCATCCAGACGCCGTTCATCCTCGAGGGCGTCTTTGCGGCGTTCATCGGATCCCTGCTGGCCTGTGCCACGATCATTGCCGGGGTGCAGTTCGGCGTGAACGATTACCTGCGCGGCCGGGTCGAGTTCGTGACCACCTGGGTGAACCTCGGGGATGCCGCCGTCGTGCTGCCCATCGTGATCCTGATCGGCGTCGTGCTCGCCGCGGGATCGGCGGGCTTCGCCATCCGTCGCTGGCTGCGCACCTAG
- a CDS encoding DUF4397 domain-containing protein: MRKTLSAGVVVGALAAFAALSPAYAISETTADLSVLHGIPDTPVDVYVNGELTLDDFQPGDLAGPLDLPAGDYEVALTATDAADDSAPVLGPITLTLEANKSYTAVAHLTEAGEPSATLFTNDTAPTAPGEGRLTVRHVAAAPAVDILAGGSPVVTGLVNPEEATLNLPAGVVSAAVALEGTTDPVIGPADVDVQEGVLTIAYAWGSAEDGNLALAVQTVTGLHSNPGGVNTGSAGLVAENQPVWTMALGGGLLLALAAGSVVAVRTATAKRR, from the coding sequence GTGCGTAAGACACTCTCAGCCGGCGTGGTGGTCGGCGCACTCGCCGCCTTCGCGGCGCTCTCCCCGGCGTACGCCATCTCGGAGACCACGGCCGACCTGTCGGTACTTCACGGCATCCCCGACACACCGGTCGATGTGTACGTCAACGGCGAGCTCACGCTCGACGACTTCCAGCCCGGCGACCTCGCCGGTCCGCTGGACCTGCCCGCCGGGGACTACGAGGTCGCGCTGACGGCGACGGATGCCGCAGACGACTCGGCGCCCGTGCTCGGTCCGATCACCCTGACGCTCGAGGCGAACAAGAGCTACACCGCGGTGGCGCACCTCACCGAAGCCGGCGAGCCCTCCGCGACGCTGTTCACCAACGACACCGCCCCGACCGCACCCGGCGAAGGTCGCCTGACCGTCCGCCACGTGGCAGCCGCCCCGGCCGTGGACATCCTCGCCGGCGGCTCGCCCGTCGTGACCGGCCTGGTCAACCCCGAAGAGGCGACGCTGAACCTCCCCGCGGGTGTGGTCTCGGCCGCCGTCGCTCTGGAAGGCACCACCGACCCGGTGATCGGCCCGGCAGACGTCGACGTGCAGGAAGGCGTGCTGACGATCGCTTACGCGTGGGGCAGCGCTGAGGACGGCAACCTCGCCCTCGCCGTGCAGACCGTGACCGGCCTGCACTCGAACCCCGGTGGCGTGAACACCGGTTCTGCGGGCCTCGTGGCCGAGAACCAGCCGGTGTGGACCATGGCCCTCGGTGGTGGACTGCTGCTGGCACTGGCGGCCGGTTCCGTCGTGGCTGTGCGTACCGCCACGGCCAAGCGCCGCTGA
- a CDS encoding DUF308 domain-containing protein has protein sequence MTSPHPEGQAPTIGAPTPPPHQTRPADPAPTPGGRPLNVLGLAALIAAVVGTVLACIPGIMFVGWILLPIAFVAGIVSLFRRGQGKALGIAALITSAVGTIIGFIAFFIMVGFAVTQASEEPETARTGDVVAVAETSRDEPLPWGTTVAFAEWDIAVNSVTAGQTDAVLAENAVNAPPAEGYEYVLANLTVTYTGDADEGEYPSFVVTDYLPAGGEPTDVATVTVPDGLGTAGPLVGGETRTGNVALLAPVDASEGDLIAVKPGIAGDAAYFPAG, from the coding sequence ATGACTTCTCCCCATCCCGAGGGGCAGGCGCCGACCATCGGTGCGCCCACGCCTCCGCCTCACCAGACCCGTCCCGCTGATCCCGCCCCGACCCCGGGCGGGCGTCCGCTCAACGTCCTGGGGCTCGCCGCGCTCATCGCCGCCGTCGTGGGAACGGTGCTCGCCTGCATCCCCGGCATCATGTTCGTCGGCTGGATCCTGCTGCCGATCGCCTTCGTCGCGGGAATCGTCTCGCTGTTCCGCAGGGGGCAGGGCAAAGCGCTCGGCATCGCCGCGCTCATCACCTCGGCGGTGGGCACCATCATCGGCTTCATCGCCTTCTTCATCATGGTCGGCTTCGCCGTCACCCAGGCATCCGAGGAGCCGGAGACTGCGCGCACCGGGGATGTCGTCGCGGTGGCGGAGACCTCCCGCGACGAGCCGCTGCCGTGGGGGACGACCGTCGCCTTCGCGGAGTGGGACATCGCCGTCAACAGCGTCACGGCGGGACAGACCGATGCGGTGCTCGCCGAGAACGCCGTCAACGCGCCGCCGGCCGAGGGGTATGAGTACGTCCTCGCCAACCTCACCGTCACCTACACGGGCGACGCCGACGAGGGCGAGTACCCCTCGTTCGTCGTCACCGACTATCTCCCGGCCGGCGGGGAACCCACCGACGTGGCCACTGTGACCGTGCCGGACGGACTGGGCACGGCGGGGCCCCTGGTCGGCGGCGAGACCCGCACGGGCAACGTCGCGCTCCTCGCCCCGGTCGACGCGTCCGAGGGCGATCTGATCGCGGTCAAGCCCGGCATCGCGGGCGACGCGGCATATTTCCCCGCTGGCTGA
- the ftsE gene encoding cell division ATP-binding protein FtsE yields the protein MIRFENVTKRYRGTTKPALNDVDFEVQRGEFVFLVGASGSGKSSCLRLILREDGPSEGRVVVLGRDLRTLSNRKVPYFRRHIGSVFQDFRLLPNKTVFQNVAFTLQVIGSSRAFIQQAVPEVLALVGLEGKQKRLPHELSGGEQQRVAIARALVNRPQILLADEPTGNLDPATSVDIMQLLARINAGGTTVVMATHEAGFVDQMQRRVIELRGGVMVRDERHGGYGDISDIPTLQPAQEKGAAAVAALTAVLELQREIIGTAGGEATPFTGTTDRARAAARGDVAASAQPAAAAAAGVTPVTPATSTTPVTPTVPAGDQTPTQTSDRRVRQPRATEAREATQESAPTASVALATPAETAAASADSPASDAGAAPVEPPTRTNPVTIELPPVELDELGLADRLGLGGRTADDEVGPTS from the coding sequence ATGATCCGGTTCGAGAACGTCACGAAGCGCTATCGCGGCACCACGAAACCCGCTCTCAACGATGTCGACTTCGAGGTGCAGCGCGGCGAGTTCGTGTTCCTCGTGGGGGCGTCGGGCTCGGGGAAGTCGTCGTGCCTCAGGCTCATCCTGCGCGAGGACGGCCCCAGCGAGGGCCGCGTCGTCGTGCTCGGCCGCGACCTGCGCACCCTGTCCAACCGCAAGGTGCCCTACTTCCGCCGCCACATCGGGTCGGTGTTCCAGGACTTCCGGCTGCTGCCGAACAAGACCGTCTTCCAGAACGTCGCCTTCACCCTGCAGGTGATCGGGTCGTCTCGGGCGTTCATCCAGCAGGCCGTGCCCGAGGTGCTCGCCCTCGTCGGCCTCGAGGGCAAGCAGAAGCGGCTGCCGCACGAGCTCTCCGGCGGTGAGCAGCAGCGCGTCGCCATCGCCCGTGCGCTGGTGAACCGGCCGCAGATCCTGCTGGCCGACGAGCCCACCGGAAACCTCGACCCCGCCACCTCCGTCGACATCATGCAGCTGCTGGCACGCATCAACGCCGGTGGCACGACGGTGGTCATGGCCACCCACGAGGCCGGATTCGTCGATCAGATGCAGCGACGTGTCATCGAGCTGCGGGGTGGTGTCATGGTGCGCGACGAGCGGCACGGCGGCTACGGCGACATCTCCGACATCCCCACGCTGCAGCCCGCTCAGGAGAAGGGCGCGGCGGCCGTCGCCGCCCTCACCGCGGTGCTGGAGCTGCAGCGCGAGATCATCGGCACCGCGGGCGGGGAGGCCACGCCGTTCACCGGCACGACGGACCGCGCTCGCGCGGCCGCGCGGGGTGACGTTGCCGCATCGGCCCAGCCCGCCGCTGCCGCCGCCGCAGGCGTCACGCCCGTGACGCCCGCCACGTCCACGACCCCCGTCACGCCCACGGTTCCCGCGGGCGATCAGACGCCCACGCAGACCTCCGACCGCCGGGTGCGGCAGCCGCGGGCGACCGAGGCGCGCGAAGCCACGCAGGAGTCGGCGCCGACCGCCTCCGTCGCCCTCGCGACGCCGGCCGAGACGGCCGCGGCATCCGCCGACTCTCCGGCATCCGACGCGGGGGCCGCGCCGGTCGAGCCGCCGACCCGCACGAACCCCGTCACGATCGAGCTGCCTCCTGTGGAGCTCGACGAACTCGGCCTCGCCGACCGGCTGGGCTTGGGTGGACGCACCGCAGACGACGAAGTGGGACCGACCTCGTGA
- a CDS encoding substrate-binding domain-containing protein: MRVTKKLLLGSVVAAAALVLSACAPSPDAAGGAAEPGAEGPAEVTVGVITSETGPLAGYGKQYLEGFRAGLDYATDGTNEVDGTALVIEYRDDAGDPDTAVTIAKELIGEGVNILAGSASSGVALALAEQAAQNQVLFLSGPAAADAVTGINEYTFRTGRQSAQDVATAGTFLDDIEGKKITVFAQNNAFGQGNEAAVSAILGAQGAEVDSVLVAEDVTEFTPFAQQVIAGSPDLVFVAWAGATSGAMWQAMSQQGVLDAIPVVTGLGDAATFGAYGEASEKISFLNHYFAGGPDNEVNAAMIERVEADGGTPDLFTPDGFTAALMLVQAVREGAGDVDAMIAALEGYSFGGPKGPTTVRASDHALLQEMYQVKLVAADGALVPELVDTAPADAVAPAEAG; encoded by the coding sequence ATGCGCGTTACGAAGAAGTTGCTCCTGGGCTCCGTGGTCGCCGCGGCCGCCCTCGTCCTCTCGGCGTGCGCGCCCTCGCCGGATGCCGCCGGCGGCGCGGCCGAACCCGGCGCCGAAGGACCCGCGGAGGTCACCGTCGGCGTCATCACCAGCGAGACCGGACCGCTCGCCGGGTACGGCAAGCAGTACCTCGAGGGATTCCGCGCCGGACTCGACTACGCCACCGACGGCACCAACGAGGTCGACGGCACGGCGCTCGTGATCGAGTACCGCGACGACGCCGGCGACCCCGACACCGCCGTCACCATCGCCAAGGAGCTCATCGGCGAAGGCGTGAACATCCTCGCCGGCAGCGCATCGTCGGGTGTCGCGCTCGCACTGGCCGAGCAGGCCGCGCAGAACCAGGTGCTGTTCCTCTCCGGCCCCGCCGCCGCCGACGCGGTGACGGGCATCAACGAGTACACGTTCCGCACCGGCCGGCAGAGCGCGCAGGACGTCGCCACCGCCGGCACCTTCCTCGACGACATCGAGGGCAAGAAGATCACCGTCTTCGCGCAGAACAACGCCTTCGGTCAGGGCAACGAGGCCGCCGTCTCGGCGATCCTCGGCGCCCAGGGGGCCGAGGTCGACAGCGTGCTCGTCGCCGAGGACGTCACCGAGTTCACGCCGTTCGCCCAGCAGGTGATCGCCGGCAGCCCCGACCTCGTGTTCGTCGCGTGGGCAGGGGCCACCTCCGGCGCGATGTGGCAGGCGATGAGCCAGCAGGGCGTGCTCGACGCGATCCCGGTCGTCACCGGTCTCGGTGATGCGGCGACGTTCGGCGCCTACGGCGAGGCATCCGAGAAGATCAGCTTCCTCAACCACTACTTCGCCGGCGGGCCCGACAACGAGGTCAACGCCGCGATGATCGAGCGGGTCGAAGCCGATGGCGGCACGCCGGACCTCTTCACCCCCGACGGCTTCACCGCCGCGCTCATGCTGGTGCAGGCGGTGCGGGAGGGAGCCGGGGACGTCGACGCGATGATCGCCGCCCTCGAGGGCTATTCGTTCGGCGGCCCGAAGGGCCCGACGACGGTGCGCGCCTCCGACCACGCCCTGCTGCAGGAGATGTACCAGGTGAAGCTCGTCGCCGCCG
- a CDS encoding SIMPL domain-containing protein: MSDVIISVRGEHERRVAPEHGVVSLNVTAEGPDRSEVVGRVTALTEPLTAALDAGRAEGRIVEWSSGRVTVWTERPWNDGQRLAPVHHASVELSVTFDDAALLSTWVTDTAERDGVQIAGVDWQLTPATRGAVERDVASEAVGVAVDRATAYAAALGRGTVTPLEVADVGLLVTPDHADSPRMMRASFAVDESAGPALRLQPEDIVVSAAVEARFSAH; the protein is encoded by the coding sequence ATGAGCGACGTCATCATCTCCGTCCGCGGCGAGCACGAGCGCCGGGTGGCCCCCGAGCACGGCGTGGTCAGCCTCAACGTGACCGCCGAGGGCCCCGACCGGTCGGAGGTCGTCGGTCGCGTGACCGCCTTGACCGAGCCGCTCACCGCCGCCCTCGACGCCGGACGTGCGGAGGGCCGCATCGTGGAGTGGTCCAGCGGCCGTGTGACGGTGTGGACGGAGCGACCCTGGAACGACGGGCAGCGTCTCGCGCCGGTCCACCACGCCAGCGTCGAGCTGTCGGTGACCTTCGACGACGCCGCACTGCTGTCGACCTGGGTGACCGACACCGCGGAGCGCGACGGCGTGCAGATCGCCGGTGTCGACTGGCAGCTGACGCCGGCGACGCGGGGGGCGGTCGAGCGCGACGTGGCATCCGAAGCAGTCGGTGTGGCCGTGGACCGCGCGACGGCCTACGCCGCAGCGCTGGGGCGCGGCACCGTCACGCCGCTGGAGGTCGCCGATGTCGGCCTGCTCGTCACGCCCGACCACGCCGACTCACCGCGGATGATGCGCGCGTCGTTCGCCGTCGACGAGAGCGCCGGCCCGGCTCTGCGCCTGCAGCCCGAGGACATCGTCGTGAGCGCAGCCGTCGAGGCACGCTTCAGCGCGCACTGA
- a CDS encoding inositol monophosphatase family protein: MPPASPTSPWSTPFDGDLAEDLALALRLADAADAVSMARFDSPDLDVQTKADATHVTEADLATERAIRSLLELERRGDGVFGEEYGTSGDAARQWIIDPIDGTANYLKGIPMWTTLIALAVDGVPRVGVASQPAIGRRWWAATGLGAWTDSPDGAARRLSVSPVDRIDRASASFQSISQWDDAGHLDALLRLSRAVWRDRGYGDAWPYMLLAEGRLEFVAEFDVKEYDIAALVPIVTEAGGRFTAFDGTESIAERSSLATNGVLHDDFLRLLHPPTTP, from the coding sequence GTGCCTCCCGCCTCCCCGACCTCGCCATGGTCGACGCCGTTCGACGGCGACCTCGCGGAGGACCTGGCTCTCGCCCTGCGGCTGGCCGACGCCGCCGATGCTGTCTCGATGGCGCGCTTCGACTCCCCCGACCTCGACGTGCAGACGAAGGCCGACGCGACGCACGTGACCGAGGCCGATCTCGCCACCGAGCGCGCGATCCGCTCGCTCCTCGAGCTCGAGCGCCGCGGCGACGGCGTGTTCGGCGAGGAGTACGGCACCAGCGGGGATGCCGCCCGCCAGTGGATCATCGATCCGATCGACGGCACGGCGAACTACCTCAAGGGCATCCCGATGTGGACGACCCTCATCGCGCTCGCGGTGGACGGTGTGCCGCGCGTCGGCGTGGCCAGCCAGCCGGCGATCGGCCGGCGCTGGTGGGCCGCGACCGGCCTCGGCGCCTGGACCGACTCCCCCGACGGTGCGGCCCGCCGCCTGTCGGTCTCACCGGTCGACCGCATCGATCGCGCCAGCGCCAGCTTCCAGAGCATCTCGCAGTGGGATGACGCCGGCCACCTCGACGCCCTGCTGCGCCTCTCGCGGGCGGTCTGGCGCGACCGCGGCTACGGGGATGCCTGGCCGTACATGCTGTTGGCAGAGGGCCGCCTGGAGTTCGTCGCCGAGTTCGACGTCAAGGAGTACGACATCGCCGCGCTGGTGCCGATCGTCACCGAGGCCGGCGGACGGTTCACCGCATTCGACGGTACCGAGTCGATCGCCGAGCGCTCGTCGCTCGCGACGAACGGCGTCCTGCACGACGACTTCCTGCGCCTGCTGCACCCCCCCACCACCCCCTGA
- a CDS encoding anti-sigma factor, with amino-acid sequence MSHLDPDVAALIAIGDTDAVSAQDLEHLEGCAECADEIAAFAMAAGAARGAFAQEPLLTPPPRVWEAISAEVGITPHGPTASPAAPVAHVDTPSVAHADEPAPHADAVTPSESAHTASGVQGTAAAHTTRRADRMPRAGDRPPARPSAGGRAPRRSRRLPILLALVGAFAAVAVVVGVWASVDAARTPRIVAEATLDGFPGHEGAVGAAVLEDVDGHNRVVVSLDASVPDDGYREVWLIAEDGSDLVSLGVLEGREGEFDVPADVDLDTFRLVDISQEEEDGNPAHSGDSIVRGALQPA; translated from the coding sequence ATGTCGCACCTTGACCCCGACGTCGCCGCCCTCATCGCGATCGGCGACACCGACGCCGTGTCGGCGCAGGACCTCGAGCACCTCGAAGGCTGCGCCGAGTGCGCCGACGAGATCGCGGCGTTCGCGATGGCCGCGGGTGCCGCCCGCGGCGCCTTCGCCCAGGAGCCGCTGCTGACGCCGCCCCCGCGGGTGTGGGAGGCCATCAGTGCCGAAGTGGGCATCACCCCGCACGGCCCCACGGCTTCTCCGGCGGCGCCGGTTGCACACGTCGACACGCCCTCGGTCGCGCACGCCGACGAGCCCGCGCCGCACGCGGACGCCGTCACGCCCTCCGAGTCAGCCCACACCGCTTCCGGCGTGCAGGGGACCGCGGCCGCGCACACCACCCGCCGGGCGGACAGGATGCCGCGGGCCGGCGACCGGCCACCCGCGCGGCCGTCCGCCGGGGGCCGTGCACCCCGCCGATCCCGGCGACTGCCGATCCTGCTCGCCCTGGTGGGTGCTTTCGCAGCCGTCGCGGTCGTGGTGGGTGTCTGGGCTTCGGTGGACGCCGCGCGCACTCCGAGGATCGTCGCCGAGGCGACCCTCGATGGCTTCCCCGGTCACGAGGGCGCGGTGGGCGCTGCTGTGCTGGAGGACGTCGACGGGCACAATCGCGTGGTGGTCAGCCTTGACGCATCCGTGCCCGACGACGGCTACCGAGAGGTGTGGCTGATCGCGGAGGACGGCTCCGATCTCGTGAGCCTGGGCGTGCTCGAAGGACGCGAAGGCGAGTTCGATGTGCCGGCCGACGTCGACCTCGACACGTTCCGCCTCGTCGACATCTCGCAGGAGGAGGAGGACGGCAACCCCGCCCACTCCGGCGACTCGATCGTGCGCGGCGCGCTGCAGCCCGCCTGA
- a CDS encoding RNA-binding S4 domain-containing protein: MSNPGAVEDVSIGGESIRLGQFLKFASVLDSGGDVKEAIIDGYVTVNGEVDRRRGRQLQIGDVVGFEERRVRVAR; the protein is encoded by the coding sequence ATGAGCAATCCGGGTGCGGTCGAAGACGTCTCGATCGGCGGGGAATCCATCCGCCTCGGCCAGTTCCTCAAGTTCGCGAGCGTCCTCGACAGCGGCGGCGACGTGAAGGAAGCCATCATCGACGGCTACGTCACGGTGAACGGCGAGGTCGACCGCCGCCGCGGACGGCAGCTGCAGATCGGCGACGTCGTCGGCTTCGAAGAGCGTCGCGTCCGCGTCGCGCGGTAG
- a CDS encoding DUF1345 domain-containing protein has protein sequence MTVVDAASDGRGPWHRAGARVAATFTLLAVVTALTWLLGAPLIAPAVGWTVAAGTYAVWSWIAVRGMDAEATAAHATREDPTRRTGHTLLILASIASFGVIGVLLAESGRAGGAETIFLIAAGLMTVTASWFLIHILFMLRYAATYYLAGGTGIDFNQSEPPCYRDFAYLAFTLGMTYQVSDTDLTSHEMRREALRHALLSFLWGVVVLATTISLITNIAT, from the coding sequence GTGACGGTGGTGGATGCGGCATCCGACGGCCGCGGCCCCTGGCATCGCGCCGGCGCCCGCGTCGCGGCGACCTTCACGCTGCTGGCGGTCGTGACGGCCCTCACCTGGCTCCTCGGAGCCCCGCTCATCGCGCCCGCCGTGGGGTGGACGGTCGCAGCCGGGACCTACGCGGTCTGGTCGTGGATCGCTGTCAGGGGGATGGATGCCGAAGCCACCGCCGCCCATGCGACCCGAGAGGATCCGACGCGGCGAACGGGCCACACCCTGCTGATCCTCGCCAGCATCGCGAGCTTCGGAGTGATCGGCGTGCTGCTGGCCGAGAGCGGCCGCGCCGGCGGCGCGGAGACGATCTTCCTCATCGCAGCCGGCTTGATGACGGTCACCGCCTCGTGGTTCCTGATCCACATCCTCTTCATGCTGCGCTACGCCGCCACGTACTATCTCGCCGGCGGCACCGGCATCGACTTCAACCAGAGCGAGCCGCCGTGCTATCGGGACTTCGCCTACCTCGCCTTCACGCTGGGCATGACCTACCAGGTGTCCGACACCGATCTGACGAGCCACGAGATGCGCCGCGAGGCGCTGCGGCACGCCCTCCTGTCCTTTCTCTGGGGCGTGGTGGTGCTGGCGACCACCATCAGCCTCATCACCAACATCGCGACCTGA
- a CDS encoding RNA polymerase sigma factor has product MTFVKDAAGRDVRKERHIEDDGDLARRYGAGDPQALKEMYDRWSRLVYTIAVRSLGDLAEAEDVTQRTFVSAWTSRESFRPDRGNLPGWLVGIARRRIADAHEARSRTARLEQAAMSEALVPEVEPVDVEDTLMIAQEIANLDPDAQQVIRLAFFDDLTHSQISERLAMPLGTVKSHIRRSLVRLRTRLEAADVAP; this is encoded by the coding sequence ATGACCTTCGTCAAGGATGCCGCCGGCCGCGACGTGCGGAAGGAGAGGCACATCGAAGACGACGGCGACCTCGCGAGAAGGTATGGCGCCGGCGATCCGCAGGCGCTGAAGGAGATGTACGACCGCTGGTCCCGGCTGGTCTACACGATCGCGGTGCGGTCACTGGGAGACCTGGCCGAGGCGGAAGACGTCACCCAGCGCACCTTCGTGTCCGCCTGGACCTCTCGTGAGTCCTTCAGGCCCGACCGGGGCAACCTCCCCGGATGGCTGGTCGGCATCGCGCGCCGCCGCATCGCCGACGCGCACGAGGCGCGGTCACGTACCGCGCGTCTGGAACAGGCCGCGATGTCCGAGGCCCTCGTCCCCGAGGTCGAACCGGTCGACGTGGAGGACACCCTGATGATCGCGCAGGAGATCGCGAATCTCGATCCGGATGCGCAACAGGTGATCAGGCTGGCGTTCTTCGACGATCTCACCCACTCGCAGATCAGCGAAAGGCTCGCCATGCCGCTGGGTACGGTGAAGAGTCACATCCGAAGAAGTCTGGTCAGACTGCGCACACGATTGGAGGCCGCAGATGTCGCACCTTGA
- the smpB gene encoding SsrA-binding protein SmpB, producing the protein MPRERGEKVVATNRRARHDYAIEKTYEAGLVLTGTEVKSLRQGRANLTDGYAYIDGGEAFLDSVHIPEYSQGHWTNHASKRTRKLLLHKDEIVKISHAVSAGGYTLVPLRLYFSDGRAKVEIAVAKGKREYEKRQTIREREDKREAERAMRSRNRLGD; encoded by the coding sequence ATGCCCAGGGAACGCGGGGAGAAGGTCGTCGCGACCAATCGTCGCGCGCGCCACGACTACGCCATCGAGAAGACGTACGAGGCGGGCCTCGTGCTCACCGGTACCGAGGTGAAGTCGCTGCGGCAGGGTCGCGCCAATCTCACCGACGGGTATGCGTACATCGACGGGGGAGAGGCTTTCCTCGACTCCGTGCACATCCCGGAGTACTCGCAGGGCCACTGGACCAACCACGCGTCCAAGCGCACCCGCAAGCTGCTGCTGCACAAGGACGAGATCGTGAAGATCTCCCATGCCGTCTCGGCGGGTGGCTACACGCTGGTGCCGTTGCGTCTGTACTTCTCCGACGGCCGCGCCAAGGTGGAGATCGCGGTCGCGAAGGGCAAGCGCGAGTACGAGAAGCGCCAGACGATCCGCGAGCGCGAGGACAAGCGCGAGGCCGAGCGGGCCATGCGCTCGCGCAACCGTCTGGGCGACTGA
- a CDS encoding class F sortase encodes MLVVALTAMTALAACSPPDAEGGASAPPSVAAPSETPRPTAAVDVPVTAATPPPVKEGSAAPERLVVPDLQVDMPVAPVGVQDDGSMEIPTDPAVGGWYRYGSAPGDDDGTTVIAAHVDSRVYGIGPLARLREAQPGQTVQVTDAAGATSSYTVESVTYIPRAALPVDELFDRDGARSLVLITCGGDFDEQTRTYSDNVVLVARASP; translated from the coding sequence ATGCTCGTCGTAGCTCTGACGGCCATGACGGCTCTCGCGGCCTGCTCACCCCCCGACGCGGAGGGCGGGGCTTCGGCTCCGCCCTCCGTGGCGGCTCCCAGCGAGACGCCGCGGCCCACCGCTGCGGTCGACGTTCCCGTCACCGCCGCCACGCCGCCGCCCGTCAAGGAGGGCAGTGCCGCGCCGGAACGGCTGGTCGTGCCGGATCTGCAGGTCGATATGCCGGTGGCGCCGGTCGGCGTGCAGGACGACGGCTCGATGGAGATCCCCACCGACCCGGCCGTGGGTGGCTGGTACCGATACGGGTCGGCGCCCGGTGACGACGACGGGACCACCGTCATCGCCGCCCACGTGGACTCCCGCGTCTACGGCATCGGTCCGCTCGCCCGGCTGCGCGAGGCCCAGCCGGGGCAGACCGTTCAGGTCACCGACGCGGCGGGGGCCACCAGCTCCTACACCGTCGAGAGCGTCACCTACATCCCCCGGGCGGCTCTGCCCGTCGACGAGCTGTTCGACCGCGACGGTGCGCGCAGCCTCGTCCTGATCACGTGCGGTGGTGATTTCGATGAGCAGACACGCACGTACAGCGATAACGTTGTGCTCGTCGCCCGAGCGTCGCCATGA